In Halosegnis marinus, one genomic interval encodes:
- a CDS encoding mechanosensitive ion channel family protein yields MAQDGGTATATPTASPTPTDTGLETPAWLPTFVPEWLFQVAVSLAILVVGYYAAKLTRQFLGRRVARRFRRPSVTRTVLRTIQGAVLLVTAFAALAVLGVGIGDLAISLSVFSAVVGFVLAPIIGSVVNGLFVLSEQPYEIGDMIHLSDRDVYGFVEDITLRYTKIFTLDNTFLIVPNGSMRDRDVINFSAEDARTRLKLDVMVTYESDIQAARDLIEEAARRTENVIEGGPAIRIGGARYPAAPTCYIENYADHGVNLRLRYWATEPYKLLTLRSNVQTNIWELFGDADVEIAYPHSHLVFDETSGELQVGMRERDVDEDLGRATKRGREGREGDAGPERD; encoded by the coding sequence ATGGCACAGGACGGGGGAACCGCGACGGCCACGCCGACGGCCTCGCCGACCCCCACCGACACGGGGTTGGAGACGCCCGCGTGGCTCCCGACGTTCGTCCCGGAGTGGCTGTTCCAGGTGGCGGTCTCGCTCGCCATCCTCGTGGTCGGCTACTACGCGGCGAAGCTCACCCGGCAGTTCCTCGGCCGCCGGGTCGCGCGGCGGTTCCGCCGCCCGAGCGTCACCCGCACCGTCCTCCGGACGATACAGGGCGCGGTGCTGCTCGTCACGGCCTTCGCCGCGCTCGCCGTCCTCGGGGTCGGTATCGGCGACCTCGCCATCTCGCTGTCGGTGTTCTCGGCGGTGGTCGGCTTCGTCCTCGCGCCCATCATCGGGAGCGTCGTCAACGGGCTGTTCGTCCTCTCCGAACAGCCGTACGAGATCGGCGACATGATACACCTCTCCGACCGCGACGTGTACGGCTTCGTCGAGGACATCACCCTGCGGTACACGAAGATATTCACCCTCGACAACACCTTCCTCATCGTCCCGAACGGGTCGATGCGCGACCGCGACGTCATCAACTTCTCCGCCGAGGACGCCCGGACCCGCCTCAAACTCGACGTGATGGTCACCTACGAGTCCGACATCCAGGCGGCGCGCGACCTCATCGAGGAGGCCGCCCGCCGGACGGAGAACGTCATCGAGGGCGGCCCGGCCATCCGCATCGGCGGCGCGCGCTATCCCGCCGCGCCGACCTGCTACATCGAGAACTACGCCGACCACGGCGTGAACCTCCGCCTGCGCTACTGGGCGACGGAGCCGTACAAACTGCTCACGCTCCGCTCGAACGTCCAGACGAACATCTGGGAACTGTTCGGCGACGCGGACGTGGAGATAGCCTACCCGCACTCGCACCTCGTCTTCGACGAGACGAGCGGCGAGTTGCAGGTCGGGATGCGCGAGCGCGACGTCGACGAGGACCTCGGGCGCGCCACGAAGCGGGGCCGCGAGGGCCGGGAGGGCGACGCCGGGCCGGAGCGCGACTAG
- a CDS encoding bifunctional metallophosphatase/5'-nucleotidase, whose product MTVRFLHYSDIENAYDDPERLGRLAGTIAARRDDDTLVFGTGDNTSPGILPLVTKGEQALDFFDAVRPDADTFGNHDFDYGPDRALELIARAPQPWICANVERGGEPFGRDAGVRPWRVFEVAGTRVGVFGLVTPRTASINPATEDVEFTDPYAAAEEAVAALRAEGVDYVVALSHLGTGDETLAAEVDVDVVLGGHNHAERVERLNGTLLTRPGVNGEVLLEVTLPDREVTRHVVADGPLDESVRDAMAGRMADAGVDEVVATVADPVERTEVDCFHGESRVGNFVADAYLWYTDADVALQNSGGIRSGPPLSGEVTVGDLISLIPFDEPLVVAKLTGAELAAVFEEGEGARLGFGEPDWWHAHVAGAEIVVDRSSGDLVEATVAGEPLDPERTYRLAVADYLVHSDDEFPTLGERHRVETVEVQYRVLEAYAREVGIDPRVEGRVRHV is encoded by the coding sequence GTGACCGTCCGGTTCCTCCACTACTCCGACATCGAGAACGCCTACGACGACCCCGAACGCCTCGGTCGCCTCGCGGGCACCATCGCCGCGCGGCGCGACGACGACACGCTCGTCTTCGGCACCGGCGACAACACCTCACCCGGCATCCTCCCGCTCGTCACGAAGGGCGAGCAGGCGCTCGACTTCTTCGACGCCGTGCGGCCGGACGCCGACACCTTCGGCAACCACGACTTCGACTACGGGCCCGACCGCGCGCTCGAACTGATAGCGCGCGCGCCCCAGCCGTGGATCTGCGCCAACGTCGAGCGCGGCGGCGAGCCGTTCGGCCGCGACGCGGGCGTGCGGCCGTGGCGGGTCTTCGAGGTCGCCGGGACGCGGGTCGGCGTCTTCGGCCTCGTCACCCCGCGCACCGCGAGCATCAACCCCGCCACCGAGGACGTCGAGTTCACGGACCCGTACGCCGCCGCCGAGGAGGCCGTCGCGGCCCTCCGCGCCGAGGGCGTCGACTACGTCGTCGCGCTCTCGCACCTGGGCACGGGCGACGAGACGCTGGCCGCGGAGGTCGACGTGGACGTGGTGCTCGGCGGCCACAACCACGCGGAGCGCGTCGAACGGCTGAACGGCACGCTGCTCACCCGGCCCGGCGTGAACGGCGAGGTGCTGCTGGAAGTGACCCTGCCCGACCGCGAGGTGACGAGACACGTCGTCGCGGACGGCCCGCTCGACGAGTCGGTGCGGGACGCGATGGCCGGCCGAATGGCCGACGCCGGCGTGGACGAGGTGGTCGCGACCGTCGCCGACCCCGTCGAGCGCACCGAGGTGGACTGCTTCCACGGGGAGTCGCGGGTCGGGAACTTCGTCGCGGACGCCTACCTGTGGTACACGGACGCCGACGTCGCACTCCAGAACTCCGGCGGCATCCGCTCGGGGCCGCCGCTGTCGGGCGAGGTGACCGTCGGCGACCTCATCTCGCTCATCCCGTTCGACGAGCCGCTGGTGGTCGCGAAACTCACGGGCGCGGAACTCGCCGCGGTGTTCGAGGAGGGCGAGGGCGCCCGGCTGGGGTTCGGCGAGCCCGACTGGTGGCACGCGCACGTCGCCGGCGCGGAGATCGTCGTGGACCGGAGTTCGGGCGACCTGGTGGAGGCGACCGTCGCCGGCGAGCCGCTCGACCCCGAGCGCACCTACCGGCTGGCGGTCGCGGACTACCTCGTCCACTCGGACGACGAGTTCCCGACGCTGGGCGAGCGCCACCGCGTCGAGACGGTCGAGGTACAGTACCGTGTCCTCGAGGCGTACGCCCGCGAGGTCGGCATCGACCCGCGCGTCGAGGGGCGGGTGCGCCACGTCTGA
- a CDS encoding universal stress protein — protein sequence MTLVIVPVRYPLSEHSRNTLAEALDIAREHDADLTVLHVNLYQNDGRVSRRELRRAVEGEFGALERARYVVRQGFLVEETILDEVVGEGADFVVIGRKQASRWRRMVRSLVDDPDVESFLRGELDAKVVTVG from the coding sequence ATGACGCTGGTGATCGTGCCCGTCCGCTACCCCCTCTCGGAGCACTCCCGGAACACCCTCGCGGAGGCGCTCGACATCGCCCGCGAGCACGACGCGGACCTCACCGTCCTCCACGTGAACCTCTATCAGAACGACGGGCGCGTCAGCCGCCGGGAACTGCGCCGCGCCGTCGAGGGCGAGTTCGGCGCGCTCGAACGCGCCCGCTACGTCGTCAGGCAGGGGTTCCTCGTCGAGGAGACCATCCTCGACGAGGTGGTCGGCGAGGGGGCCGACTTCGTCGTCATCGGGCGCAAGCAGGCCAGCCGCTGGCGGCGGATGGTCCGCTCCCTCGTGGACGACCCCGACGTGGAGTCGTTCCTCCGCGGCGAACTCGACGCGAAGGTCGTCACGGTCGGCTAG